Proteins from a genomic interval of Macaca thibetana thibetana isolate TM-01 chromosome 17, ASM2454274v1, whole genome shotgun sequence:
- the LIG4 gene encoding LOW QUALITY PROTEIN: DNA ligase 4 (The sequence of the model RefSeq protein was modified relative to this genomic sequence to represent the inferred CDS: deleted 1 base in 1 codon): protein MAASPTSQTVASHVPFADLCSTLERIQKSRGRAEKIRHFREFLDSWRKFHDALHKNQKDVTDSFYPAMRLILPQLERERMAYGIKETMLAKLYIELLNLPRDGKDALKLLNYRTPTGTHGDAGDFALIAYFVLKPRCLQKGSLTIQQVNDLLDSVASNNSAKRKDLIKKSLLQLITQSSALEQKWLIRMIIKDLKLGVSQQSIFSVFHNDAVELHNVTTDLEKVCRQLHDPSVGLSDISITLFSAFKPMLAAIADIEHIEKDMKHQSFYIETKLDGERMQMHKDGDVYKYFSRNGYNYTDQFGASPTEGSLTPFIHNAFKTDIQICILDGEMMAYNPNTQTFMQKGIKFDIKRMVEDSDLQTCYCVFDVLMVNNKKLGHETLRKRYEILSSIFTPIPGRIEIVQKTQAHTKNEVIDALNEAIDKREEGIMIKQPLSIYKPDKRGEGWLKIKPEYVTGLMDELDILIVGGYWGKGSRGGMMSHFLCAVAEKPPPGEKPSVFHTLSRVGSGCTMKELYDLGLKLAKYWKPFHKKAPPSSILCGTEKPEVYIEPCNSVIVQIKAAEIVPSDMYKTGCTLRFPRIEKIREDKEWHECMTLDDLEQLRGKASGKLASKHLYVGGDDGPQEKKRKAAPKMKKVIGIIEHLKAPNLTNVNKISNIFEDVEFCVMSGTDSQPKPDLENRIAELGGYIVQNPGPDTYCVIAGSKNIRVKNIILSNKHDVVKPAWLLECFKTKSFVPWQPRFMIHMCPSTKEHFAREYDCYGDSYFVDTDLNQLKEVFSGIKNYYEQTSEEMASLIADLEYRYSWDCSPLSMFRRLTVYLDLYVVINDLSTKTEGTRLAIKALELRFHGAKVVSCLAEGVSHVIIGEDHSRVADFKAFRRTFKRKFKILKESWVTDSIDRCELQEENQYLI from the exons ATGGCTGCCTCACCAACTTCACAAACTGTTGCATCTCACGTTCCTTTTGCAGATTTGTGTTCAACTTTAGAACGAATACAGAAAAGTAGAGGACGTGCAGAAAAAATCAGACACTTCAGGGAATTTTTAGATTCTTGGAGAAAATTTCATGATGctcttcataagaaccaaaaagaTGTCACAGACTCTTTTTATCCAGCAATGAGACTAATTCTTCCTCagctagaaagagagagaatggccTATGGAATTAAAGAAACTATGCTTGCTAAGCTTTATATTGAGTTGCTTAATTTACCTAGAGATGGAAAAGATGCCCTCAAACTTTTAAACTACAGAACACCCACTGGAACTCATGGAGATGCTGGAGACTTTGCATTGATTGCATATTTTGTGTTGAAGCCAAGATGTTTACAGAAAGGAAGTTTAACTATACAGCAAGTAAACGACCTTTTAGACTCAGTTGCCAGCAATAATTCTGCTAAAAGAAAAGACCTGATAAAAAAGAGCCTACTTCAACTTATAACTCAGAGTTCAGCACTTGAGCAAAAGTGGCTTATACGGATGATCATAAAGGATTTAAAGCTTGGTGTTAGTCAGCAAAgc atcttttctgtttttcataatgatGCTGTTGAGTTGCATAATGTCACTACAGATCTGGAAAAAGTCTGTAGGCAACTGCATGATCCTTCTGTAGGACTCAGTGATATTTCTATCactttattttctgcctttaaaCCAATGCTAGCTGCTATTGCAGATATTGAGCACATTGAGAAGGATATGAAACATCAGAGTTTCTACATAGAAACCAAGCTAGATGGTGAACGTATGCAAATGCACAAAGATGGAGATGTATATAAATACTTCTCCCGAAATGGATATAACTATACTGATCAGTTTGGTGCTTCTCCTACTGAAGGTTCTCTTACCCCATTCATTCATAATGCATTCAAAACAGATATACAAATCTGTATTCTTGATGGTGAGATGATGGCCTATAATCCTAATACACAAACTTTCATGCAAAAGGGAATTAAGTTTGATATTAAAAGAATGGTAGAAGATTCTGATCTGCAAACTTGTTATTGTGTTTTTGATGTATTGATggttaataataaaaaactagGGCATGAGACTCTGAGAAAGAGGTATGAAATTCTTAGTAGTATTTTTACACCAATTCCAGGTAGAATAGAAATAGTGCAGAAAACACAAGCTCATACTAAGAATGAAGTAATTGATGCACTGAATGAAGCAATAGATAAAAGAGAAGAgggaatcatgataaaacaaccTCTATCCATCTATAAGCCAGACAAAAGAGGTGAAGGGTGGTTAAAAATTAAACCAGAGTATGTCACTGGACTAATGGATGAATTGGACATTTTAATTGTTGGAGGATATTGGGGTAAAGGATCACGGGGTGGAATGATGTCTCATTTTTTGTGTGCAGTAGCAGAGAAGCCCCCTCCTGGTGAGAAGCCATCTGTGTTTCATACTCTCTCTCGTGTTGGCTCTGGCTGCACCATGAAAGAACTGTATGATCTGGGTTTGAAATTGGCCAAGTATTGGAAGCCTTTTCATAAAAAAGCTCCACCAAGTAGCATTTTATGTGGAACAGAGAAGCCAGAAGTGTACATTGAACCTTGTAATTCTGTCATTGTTCAGATTAAGGCAGCAGAGATCGTACCCAGTGATATGTATAAAACTGGCTGCACCTTGCGTTTTCCACGAATTGAGAAGATAAGAGAAGACAAAGAGTGGCATGAGTGCATGACCCTGGACGACCTAGAACAACTTAGGGGGAAAGCATCTGGTAAGCTCGCATCTAAACACCTTTATGTAGGTGGTGATGATGGACCACAAGAAAAAAAGCGAAAAGCTGCTCCAAAGATGAAGAAAGTTATTGgaattattgagcacttaaaagCACCTAACCTTACTAACGTTAACaaaatttctaatatatttgaAGATGTGGAGTTTTGTGTTATGAGTGGAACAGATAGCCAGCCAAAGCCTGACCTGGAGAACAGAATTGCAGAACTTGGTGGTTATATAGTGCAAAATCCAGGCCCAGACACATACTGTGTAATTGCAGGGTCTAAGAACATCAGAgtgaaaaacataattttgtcAAATAAACATGATGTTGTCAAGCCTGCATGGCTTTTAGAATGTTTTAAGACCAAAAGCTTTGTGCCATGGCAGCCTCGCTTTATGATTCATATGTGCCCATCAACCAAAGAACATTTTGCCCGTGAATATGATTGCTATGGTGATAGTTATTTCGTTGATACAGACTTGAACCAACTGAAGGAAGTATTCTcaggaattaaaaattattacGAGCAGACTTCTGAAGAAATGGCTTCTTTGATTGCTGATTTAGAATATCGATATTCCTGGGATTGCTCTCCTCTCAGTATGTTTCGACGCCTCACCGTTTATTTGGACTTGTATGTTGTTATTAATGACCTGAGTACCAAAACTGAGGGGACAAGGTTAGCTATTAAAGCCTTGGAGCTTCGGTTTCATGGAGCAAAGGTAGTTTCTTGTTTAGCTGAGGGAGTATCTCATGTAATCATTGGGGAAGATCATAGTCGTGTTGCAGATTTTAAAGCTTTTAGAAGAACTTTTAAGAGAAAGtttaaaatcctaaaagaaagTTGGGTAACTGATTCAATAGATAGGTGTGAATTACAAGAAGAAAACCAGTATTTGATTTAA